The Vibrio sp. 16 genome segment ACTCCATGCTTGTAGTGACAGGCCTAGTAACCCGAATACATCTTCTAAAGGCGAGAGCCTGTCTAAATTCAATAACTCGATAACTTGCAGGAGATCTAACTGACGTCTAAATTTTGTACACCTTTAATGGGAATTTTTCTTTCGTCTATCGCAGTGATAGTAAATACAGCCATTAAAGCAAAGCCTATTTGGGGCAAAGTATTTATCTAATTTGTTATGGAGGCTTTATGAAAGCACTGACAACTAAGAAAACCGAACTTCCAGAAGTTATTTACATGACACCCTCAGAATGGATGGAGCTCGACGATTGCTCAAGGCAACGAAACACTCCCAAGCATGCTAAAGCTGCAGTAGTTAGACATTTGTCAGACAGTCACAATACACATGCAGTAGTAAACGCAGCTAGGTGGCCTGACGGGAGTTTATCAAAACTAGACGGCCATACCAGAGCCTTCTTATGGGCCAGCGGTCAGCTCGCAGCACCGGAGCAACTATTAGTGGTTGTGTGGAACGTTCACTCAAAAGAAGAAGCTGAAAACTACTACTTAACATTTGATAATAGATCTGCCTCTGAGTTGAATAATCAGCTTCTATTCGGGACCTTAAGAAAGTATGGCGTAGAATTACAATCATCACTGCTTATGCAAGGTGGCCTCTACGCTAGTTTACAGCACATCTATGGAGTCCGTGATATGGGCATCAACCTTCCAACAGAAATTGTTGAAACGATCGGTGCTATTGATAGGAAAAATTACAACAAAATCAAAACTGTTCCGATGTGTTCAGGGTTTATGGCAGCAATGCTCGCTACTGTTTATAGGGATGAAGACAACGCCTTCCACTTTTGGGACCGTTACTATGACGATGGAGGAAAAAAAGATGGACGACATTGGGATGGAGTCCATGGACTAAGTGTAATTATCGCTAGAGAAACAAATAACGGTACGGGAAGAGATCAAGCACGGATTCGAATGCGTAGAGCTTTGAACTGCTATGAGGCCTTCAGAAACAACAAGATGCTAGGCAAAAACGTAACAGAATTACGCATCACAAAATTTGTTCCGAATGCTCAACACTATTAGAAGTAATAACACTAGACAATCCACATGCCTGTGTGGATTGTTCACATACCGACAGGGGTTCTCCGTCTAATAATTACCCACAAAATCAATTTAAATCTAGCGCTTCACCTTAATCGCCGGCACATGATTCCAGCGAATATCATTCTCTCTTGTGTATATCTTCGTTGTATCAGCATTCGCATGAGCCATCCGCTCAGTTGCGCTTATGCCCTGCTCTTCAATCATTCTGGCCGATAAACCTCGTATCTCGTGATAGGTTGGTCGAAGGGCTTTTTTAAGGTGACCGTATAGGCCCAAAGAGTCTCTCACCTTGCTGAACTCTTTGCTTATATTGTGATGGTGAACCTGATAAAGATGATCCGTTTCCTTAGAGATGCCTCGCTGTAACTGTCGAGGTTTTCTATGCACCACATAGGGGCAATGCAGTCTTGAGGTTTTAGAGAGATCGACAATGTCTTTAATCGCCTGAGTAACAGGAATCGCTACTGCAGATGTCTCCGACTTTTGAACTTTCTGGCGATGGATATAAAGCGTGCCGTAGATGGCTTGGCCGTCAATGTAATCCACCCTACCCTCTGCATTCCAAAGGATGCCGCATACGCCTTCTCTGGGCTTCTTGATTCGATACCGCAATCGGTAGATTTCGCGCACAGCATGAGTCGTCTCTAAGGTTAAAGACATAGCGACTTTCAAGAACAGTGGTGCTGCTTCGTAGATCTGAAGATAGCTTTCGTAGTCTAAGTTGTGACGCGCTTTGGTGTAATCCTCTTTGGATAAACGTCGCTGTTTCTTGTTGAGAACAAAGTTACTCTCTATCGCACTCTCATCAGCCAAATATGAAAATATCTTTTTCAGATTGCTGATTTTTCCATTTAGCTGTCGATTATTAAGGTCTTCATAGTATTTACAAATGTGCTCATTGATATGTTGTAACTTCAGTGATTTTGTTAAGCACTTGCCCATGTGCTCTTCCAACCTTTCGCAGTCACGCTCTAAGTTTCTAAAGACATCTTTTGAGAGTTTCTCTTCGGCTTTAACACGAGCCAACACGACAGGAAGCCAATCTTTTAAAGGCCGATTGAATTTATCCTTTCGGCCTTTAGAAACAGCTTTGCGAAATGGGGTCATCTCGGATAGGGAAAACGCACTTCCTAGCTCAGGACGATATTGCAAGTTGTAAACATGCGCAGCTTGTATCGCTTCTTGCTCTGCAGTCCCGAGAGGAAATAGCTTCTTCACACCATCTACGGTAGTAAACCGAAATCGAGGTTGACCCCTATGGCTCATTTTCACCAAGAATGGAGGATAATGAGCCGTTTCTTTACTTCTAGCTCTACCAACCATTTATGACTCTAAGAATCTTAGGAGCTCACTCACCCTGTCTGCAGGGTTCCCTATTTCGTCGTCAACACAGACTAAATATCGGCCCGTTGGCGTTCTAGTGCCCTCAAGCTTGCCGTGTTTAATCCAATTTATGATGGTGGTAGTGCATATCCCTGAATCAGGATAAAACTCATCAATAAATTGTCTAGGTCTGATTTTACGTGTCGCCATGTCGTTCTCCTTACCTTTTTCACTACATGAAAATTAAGATTTTTCATCTACTGGTAGAAAAACTATGCACGATTTATTCAGTGATATTCTATTTGCGCAGCAATTAAAAAAAATGTTTCCCGAAGCGTAAAATGATTCATCGAATCGATTTCAAGCCCACTTTAAGGTGGACTAATACAGTAGTACCAAGTTGCTAATGCATTGATTTAATTTCACTATTTTATTGGCCTTTTTAACCGTTTTTTAGGCCAGCTAGAGCTTAACCACCAGCTATAAACACATGAAATTATTACAAATAAACACAAGACAGCGAAGATTACTACCAACATCGGGGTTTCACCGTTTTTGAGCCCTCAAAAACACTCTCACCTCTATTCAACTTACTGCCACTCAACCACTTTGTCCCAAATCGCGATAACCAAATATTTTTAGAGAGGACTAAGTGTGGACGATAGGTGTAATTGTTCCTGCCCTAAAAGGATCTTACTCAGGTCAGTGGAAACCATACATCGTAGTGATGTGAATAAGAAACTCAACGCAACGCAACGCAACGCAACGCAACGCAAGAGTCGATCAGCAGATTATAGACGCAGCAAGCATTTGATAATAATCTCCGTCCATTCCGGATAATAACCATTAAAAATCAAAGCTTTACCATAGTTAGTGTGATTTATAAAAAAGGCCACTCAACAACGAGAGGCCTTTCGGATTATTTATGCTTTCTCAAGAATGTTCTCTAAGTCGAACACAGGTGGATTAGCAAGTACCTCATCGCGGGTGGGACCTTCACCTTTGATTACCCATTGGGGAATATAGTCACTTTGGAAAGAGACCGTTTTCCCTGTGTGGCGATAATGTACGGCTAAAAACGCCATAATGTGGTGATGGATATAAGCCTCAGCCCCAAACAAATCTAGAGATTCATCGCCCTTTTTCTGACCTGGTTGAGGTGCAAAGTAGGCATGGTATTCGTAATTTGCCTCCATGGCGGCTTTGATGGTGGTATCCAAATCTGTGTCATCATACCCCCAAGAGTGAGCAACAATGCTGTAGAGAGGCATAAACAGGAACTGATAATACCGCTCTACAAATTGTTCCGATTTCGCTTCAATGGCACCCATTTGCAGATACGGATATACGTTATCCATTAGGGCATCGCGAACGCATTGATCTTGTTCGTTAGCGAAGTATGCCTTAAACAAATCAAAGAAAGCCTCACAGACATCAGGTACCGGTGACGTCATGGCATTTTTGAAGTCGGAGAACGCAAAGTCTAAGATCTCTTGCTCTGCTTCGGTATAGCCAAGTAAGGTATTTAAGCACAACCCTGTTAAGTAAAACTCAACAGTTAAGTGCTTATACTCTCCAGGTCGTAAGGTTAACTCATGCTCCAAGCTCGTTACCTTGACTTCATTTCCCGCATGGCGTTGCATCCGTAATACCATTTGATGAGCTTCTGCTGCACGAGCAAGAATGTAGTTCGAGTGCACTCGAGGTACTTCAAGTATTAAGGAATTCGACCAATAGCTAAACAGGTTGTCTGTATTGAAATCGATAGCATTTTGATACAAGCTTACTGTAAATATTTCACTGAAGTCTTGTTGAATGCGAACAATATCCTCGCAAAGAAACTTCGTATCATTTAATTGGCGAGATTGATTTTTAATCAACTGCTTAAAATGATTTTTATTAATATTTATCATAACGGTAATACCTCAGAGCGCTCCTGCTTATAATCGGTGATAGTGAGTTTGCCTAACTGGCCATTTGAGTCAATACGTTGATGAACAACCTTATACGCTAATTGTCCGCGATTAGCAGCACTTTCTATCAAACTTAGAGTTTCTCTCAAATCAGGATCACCAGTTAGCTCTACTTTTTCTTTCCTCGCACGAGCAGTAGCCAAAGGTCTTCCCAAAGCTTTATCCGGGGCTACGTGTGCAGCTGCGGCTTCACCAATTTGAGATGCATAGAACTTCAGGTTTACCAGTAGTTTTCCCCTTTATGAGGAGTAGTCTTGTCTCTAGCAATAACCAAATAATTTTTGAGAGAACTAGATGTGGACGATAGGTGTATTTATTCCTGCCCCAAAAGGATCTTACTCAGGCCAGTGGTAACCATACATCGTAGTGATTGAATAAGAAGATCACCGCAACACAAGAGTCAATCAGCAAGTTATAGACGCAACAAACATTTGATACTATCTCCTGTTTAGGTGGGATAAAAATCACGAAAAATCATAATATGATCTCAGTGAATGTAATTTTATAAAAAAGGCCACTCAACAACGAGAGGCCTTTCGGCTTATTTATGCTTTCTCAAGAACGTGCTCTAAATCAAACACAGGTGGATTAGCAAGTACCTCATCTCGGGTGGGACCTTCACCTTTAATTACCCATTGGGGCATATAATCACTTTGGAAAGAGACCATTTTCCCTGTATGGCGATAATGTACAGCTAAAAACGCCATAATGTGGTGATGGATATATGCCTCAGCCCCAAACAAATCTAGAGATTCATCACCCTTCTTCTGACCTGGTTGAGGCGCAAAGTAGGCATGATATTCGTAATTTGCCTCCATGGCGGCTTTGATGGTGGTATCCAAATCTGTGTCATCATAACCCCAAGAATGAGCAACAATGCTGTAGAGTGGCATAAACAGGAACTGATAATAACGCTCTACAAATTGTTCAGACTTCGCTTCAATGGCACCCATTTGCAGATACGGATATAAGTTATCCATTAGAGCATCACGAATGCATTGATCTTGTTCGTTAGCGAAGTATGCCTTAAACAAATCAAAGAAAGCCTCACAGGCATCAGGCACGGGTGACGTCATGGCATTTTTGAAGTCGGAGAACGCAAAGTCTAAGATCTCTTGCTCAGCTTCTTTATAGCCAAGTAAGGTATTTAAGCACAACCCTGTTAAGTAAAACTCAAAAGTTAAGTGCTTGTACTCTCCAGGTCGTAAGATTAACTCACGCTCCAAACTCGTTACCTTGACTTCATTTCCAGCATGACGTTGCATCCGTAATACCATTTGATGAGCTTCGGCGGCATAAGCCAACAGATATTGACTGTGATGCTTAGGAATTCCTATTACAAGTGAAGTTGCCCAAGAAGCATGTAGCCCACAATCGCACATAACGGCATTTTGATACAAAGAGGGAGTAAATATTTTGTGGAAAATATCTTCTATATTGTGTAAACCATCAACCAAATCCTCCATCGTTAGCTTGTTCCAGCCTTTGGTATCAATATGTCGCTTGTAATGATTTTGATTAAAATCAATCATATTGTCGGTACCTTAATATTTTCTTGTTTATAATCCGTAATTGTCAATTTACCTAGACTACCATTGCCGTCAATCCGCTGGTGAACAACCTTATACGCTAATTGTCCGCTATTAGCAGCACTTTCTATCAAACTTAAAGTTTCTCTCAATTCAGGACCACCAGTTAGCTCTACTTTTTCTTTCCTCGCACGAGCAGTAGCCAAAGGTCTTCCCAAACCTTTATCCGGGGCTCCGTCTCGACACTACTAGACGCTAAGGAGGAATACTGTGAATAAATCATAATACCTTTCATACTGTCTACTGTTGTGTTTTCTTGCCAAATCTTGTAGCGCTGAATGCGATTACGTTAAGCGCTTTAACTGTGTTGCGATCAATGAAAAACAAGCCAAGGAAGCATTAAAAATAGTCCCCCTCTAAATATCAAGCAGCATCAAGACAAGAAGATTGAATGCTACCTTTTTACAACGGCTCACATATTGGACGCTTCGGGTTTAATGGTCGTGGTGTTGGAGCGATTGACCATAAAACAGAAACGCTTCCCGCTATACCCTTGTTTTCTGTGGGTGGTCCCTATTTACTTTGGCAGTTAGACTGTTCATGCAAATTAAAAATGGAGGTGCACATGATCAAAAAAGGCCAAACAATACCTACTGCAGCCCTAAGCGAACTCGGCGAGGAAGGAATGGTAACTCACAACACAGATGAGCTTTTTGCAAACAAGCGAGCGGTGCTTTTCGCTGTGCCAGGTGCATTTACGCCAACATGTTCTGAGGCTCATTTACCAGGATACGTTGTACTGGCTGACGAAATTAAAGCGGCAGGCGTCGATATCATTGCGTGTGTATCAGTCAACGATGCTTTTGTGATGCAAGCTTGGGGAGAAGCGCAGAA includes the following:
- a CDS encoding integrase codes for the protein MVGRARSKETAHYPPFLVKMSHRGQPRFRFTTVDGVKKLFPLGTAEQEAIQAAHVYNLQYRPELGSAFSLSEMTPFRKAVSKGRKDKFNRPLKDWLPVVLARVKAEEKLSKDVFRNLERDCERLEEHMGKCLTKSLKLQHINEHICKYYEDLNNRQLNGKISNLKKIFSYLADESAIESNFVLNKKQRRLSKEDYTKARHNLDYESYLQIYEAAPLFLKVAMSLTLETTHAVREIYRLRYRIKKPREGVCGILWNAEGRVDYIDGQAIYGTLYIHRQKVQKSETSAVAIPVTQAIKDIVDLSKTSRLHCPYVVHRKPRQLQRGISKETDHLYQVHHHNISKEFSKVRDSLGLYGHLKKALRPTYHEIRGLSARMIEEQGISATERMAHANADTTKIYTRENDIRWNHVPAIKVKR
- a CDS encoding Imm49 family immunity protein, encoding MININKNHFKQLIKNQSRQLNDTKFLCEDIVRIQQDFSEIFTVSLYQNAIDFNTDNLFSYWSNSLILEVPRVHSNYILARAAEAHQMVLRMQRHAGNEVKVTSLEHELTLRPGEYKHLTVEFYLTGLCLNTLLGYTEAEQEILDFAFSDFKNAMTSPVPDVCEAFFDLFKAYFANEQDQCVRDALMDNVYPYLQMGAIEAKSEQFVERYYQFLFMPLYSIVAHSWGYDDTDLDTTIKAAMEANYEYHAYFAPQPGQKKGDESLDLFGAEAYIHHHIMAFLAVHYRHTGKTVSFQSDYIPQWVIKGEGPTRDEVLANPPVFDLENILEKA
- a CDS encoding Imm49 family immunity protein, translating into MIDFNQNHYKRHIDTKGWNKLTMEDLVDGLHNIEDIFHKIFTPSLYQNAVMCDCGLHASWATSLVIGIPKHHSQYLLAYAAEAHQMVLRMQRHAGNEVKVTSLERELILRPGEYKHLTFEFYLTGLCLNTLLGYKEAEQEILDFAFSDFKNAMTSPVPDACEAFFDLFKAYFANEQDQCIRDALMDNLYPYLQMGAIEAKSEQFVERYYQFLFMPLYSIVAHSWGYDDTDLDTTIKAAMEANYEYHAYFAPQPGQKKGDESLDLFGAEAYIHHHIMAFLAVHYRHTGKMVSFQSDYMPQWVIKGEGPTRDEVLANPPVFDLEHVLEKA
- a CDS encoding peroxiredoxin, which gives rise to MIKKGQTIPTAALSELGEEGMVTHNTDELFANKRAVLFAVPGAFTPTCSEAHLPGYVVLADEIKAAGVDIIACVSVNDAFVMQAWGEAQNATEIMMLADGDASFTKALGLEMDTATFGGIRSQRYAMIIEDGVVTQLNVEEPKQFEASKAETILAALK